AGGCATGACCCTTCTCTCTGTACGTGATCGACGCATCGAGATGGCGATCCTTGCGGTCTGGGCTCTTCTGCTTGCCTGGGCTCTCGGAGCGCGCTTCTTCTCAGCCGCGCCGGCCGCGACGTCCAGCGGATCCATCACCATGCTCACCGGGATGGTGCTCGGCTCGGCGAGTCAGTTCGTCACGCAGCGCGCTCTCCGCTGGACGCTCCTCACCGGGGCGCTGATCGCCGTGGCCGCTGGCCTCTGGATCACGCTAGCCTGACCCGTCGGGCCGAGCCGTGCGTACCGCTCGCTAACGGCAGTTGGTGCTGATGGCCGGCTAGGGTAGCGGGTTGGCGGCCCCGGCCTCATCGTACTTCAGGGTCGGCCGGGGCCGCCAACCCGCATTGATTGAATCGGCCGCAGCACAACTTGACGTTATCGCGACCGACGGGCACTCCCTCCGGCAAGGTTCTCCCTGAGGCTGCCCGTCCTCGCTGGGCCATGCCAACAAGGGAGTGTTAGCTCGCCTGAGCGTGGACGCTGGGCGGCACGCTGAACCGCCGCGAGTACTCACGACTGAACTGCGTTGGACTCGCATACCCAACCTCGAAGGCCGCCTGCGTCACGTTGTAGCCGCGCGTCGACAACAACCGACGTGCTTCAAGCAGTCGCATCTCCTTCAAGTATTGCAGCGGCGTGTTGCCGGTCACTGCCTTGAAGTTGCGGAAGAATGTGGAGTCGCTCATCCCGGCTACCCTCGCGAGGTCCCGCACCGACACGCCTACGCGAAAGCTGCTGCGGATGGTGCCCACAGCCTCTCGGATCCGGCTGGCCACACTGTGCTCGCGCGCGAGGTCGTGCAGCGTTCCCCCGTGCGTCGCTTGACAGAGTCGGAAATGAAGCTCCTTCAGGACGAGCGGGCCCAGGATGCGCGCCTCCGACGCATCCCCGGCGAGTGACACGTATCGGCCGAGGGCCTCGAGCACTCGCGCATCCGTCGCACCCAGTGCGAGCGCCGAACCGGTGGTGCGCCGAGCGGGTCCCGCGGCAATCTCCTCGTCGATGCTGCGCACCAGCTCGACATCGAGTGAGAGAATCAGTGCCAGATACGGACTGACCGTCACCTGCGATACCACCGGAATCGCGTGACTGACAATGAGAGACTCTCCGGGGCCAAAGTCTACCTGTGCCGGTCCAGAGAAAGTCCGCTTGCGGCCTCGAAGGATGAGGCACAGGACCGGCTCGTAGACGCTCGCTTCGAGTGGCGTCGGCGCCGTGTGTCGCACGACGCCCAAGCCGGGCAGTGGGCTGGCGACGTAGCCCGACGTCGCGTGCAACTGCGGCATCGCGCGCTCCAGTGGCGCAATCAGTGATTCCCAAGTCATCGCGTTGAACCGGGTGTGTGCAGGGATGCAGGGCGAGGCCTTCACTAACCTACACGTCAGTGGCAGCGGTGACATGCCGGCGGAGAGAATCAGGCAAGAAATGGGAAGAAAATGGCAGGCACGGCGCGAGGCTACCTCTCATCCTTCGCCCTACGGTGTAGCGCGGCCGCATCGCACGGTCCGCAACCATCACATCGTCGGCAATCGGAGAGTCGCCATGACGACAGTTCGGGGATTTGCAGCGTTCAAGGCGGGTGGTCCACTCGAGCCATTCGAGTACGAACTCGGCCCACTTGGCCCGGACGAGGTCGACCTGAATGTCGACAGTTGTGGCATCTGCTACAGCGACGTCAGCATGATCGACAACGCGTGGGGATTCACTCCGTATCCCTTGGTGCCTGGCCACGAGATCGTAGGGACCATCCGTGCGACCGGCGAGCGCGTCTCGCATCTCAAGGTGGGCGACGTGGTGGGTCTTGGATGGAACGCGGGCTCCTGCCTCTGGTGTGCGGAATGCATGAGCGGCGATCACCACATGTGCGCTTCCGCCGTCAGTACGTTCATCGGCCGGCCGGGCGGCTACGCCGAGCAGGTGCGAGCGCAGGCCCAGGCCGTGTTCAAGTTGCCGAAGGGCGTAGATCCTCGAACGGCGGGTCCGCTGATGTGCGGCGGCATCACGGTCTTCAGCCCCTTCTCACAGTTCGCCATCTCGCCGACCGCGAGTGTCGGGATCGTTGGTATCGGTGGCCTTGGGCACCTTGCGGTCAAGTTCGCGCGCGCGTGGGGCTGTCACGTCACGGCATTCACATCGACGGAGGCAAAGCGGGCGGAGGCTCAGACGATGGGGGCGCACGAGGTCATGCTTTCGACGGATGCCAAGGCCATGGCAAGCGCGGCGGGACGCTTCGACCTGCTCCTGACGACCGTGAACGTTCCACTCGACTGGGAGGCGCTGCTCGGAACGCTGAAGCGACGAGGGCGGCTACACGTGCTCGGCGCCGTGACCGAGCCGCTGGCCTTTCCCGTAACTTCGCTCATGATGGCGCATCGCTCAGTGTCCAGCTCGCCTTCGGGAAGCCCGTCGGACATCGCTCGGATGCTGGACTTCGTCGGGCGACACGGGATCACTCCGCAGACTGAACACTTCAAGCTAGACCGGGTCAACGATGCGATTGAGCACCTGCGCAGCGGCAAGGCGCGGTATCGCGTGGTTCTCGACCGCTGAGGGCGCTACCGCGGACCGCCCCACACTGTGACACGGGCCCCAATGCGGCTTGCCCTTCTGGCCAACGCCGCCCATGCGCGCACACCCTCCTAAATTAAGGCGGAGCAGACTGGGTCTGGCCGCGCGCGCGATAACGCAGCTTGCTGCCGACAGGTGCACTTTGGTGGCGCGGGCTGCGCCCGCGCATTCTATTGGAGCACCTGCAGCAGAAGCACACGTTAGGCGAACGCAGATGACCTTCATTCGGACGAGAAAGGCCACCAACTGGCAGCAGGGCATGGATGCGAAGGAGCGCGTAGTGCGCGCCCTCTTGTTCTTTATTCCGCAACCAGACGCCGCTTTCCGAGATAGCAAGCATCTCGTGCGCGAATGGTGGGTTGAGTGCGGCCCGTCCGGCGAGCCGTGGCGCGAGATTGGGCTCGATGCTCACGGAACTCCAGTCTATGCTGCGCCCGACGATACGGAGTATGGCTACTGGTGCGACACGAACATGACGCTCGCTGACTTCGAGGGTCCGGAAGTAAGCGAGGCCGAGTTTGAAGCGATGTGGGCGCGCACCTCTACCATGCGAAGGGGCGAGGTCAAATCAGCCGCAGAGATCGAAACGGGAACCCAACAGCGAGGCGGGTAGCGCGCGCGGCGTCGCCTAACGATAGTTGGTGCAGACGGTCACGGTATGGAAGCGGCGGCTGCGCCGCCGCATCTTATGGAGTGCCCGCAGCACAACCTGACGTTATGCGGACCAGACTCACCCGGCGGTCCATCGAGAGATGACGACTTCAGAGTTGGCCGAGTTCCGCGAGATCATCGATCGGTGCCTCGCCGGCGTGGAGCAGTCCCCAGCCGTGAGTGCCCGATTCCGCGCACTCATGGGCCTGCATTTTGAAGCCAACTATCAGGCGAGCCGAAGGGGCGAGCCGCCGCTCCCCGAGTATCCGGACCTCAAGCGGCTGAGCGCGCTCGAGAAGCGGCGCTTCACCGCCCTGATGGAAGCCGCCTCCCTCGACTGGACGCCGGCGCTCGAGTGGCTGCCGCTGGATCGGGACGGGGCCATGTAAAGTCAACTTTGAAGTGCACCGCTGAGCATCATGCCGCATAGATCTCCTCCGGGGTGCGAAAGCCAAGCCGCTTGCGCGGACGGCGGTTGAGCTTGTCCGCGATGCGCTGACAGGCCTGCTGCGTCAGGTGTTCCATCGAGGTGCGCGTGGGCGCGTACTGCCGAAAGAGCCCGTTCATGTTCTCGTTGCTCCCACGCTCCCATGAATGGTGCGGCGTCGCGAAGTAGCACTTCGTGGAGACGACGGCCTCGAGCTTCTTGTAGGAGTGGAACTCAGTCCCGTTGTCTAGCGTGAGCGTGCGCACCGGCCGCGGCTGCGCCTCGATCAGCTGCCGCAGCCGCGCGTTCGTGTTGGCGGCCGTGCGTTGTGCGAGCAGGCCGATCGCGACGAAGCCCGACTTTCGCTCCACGAGCGTCACCACGCACGCGCCATGCTGCGTGTTGCCGAGCACGGTGTCGCCCTCCCAATGCCCGATGCGCGAGCGGTTGTGCGCGCCGGCCGGCCGCGTCGAGATATGCCGCTTGCCCGCGAGGCGGCCGCGGCTGTCGTAGGTGCCATAGCGCTTCCGCAGGTTCTTCGTCATCACGCGCAGATGGGTGTAGAGGGTGCCGCCTCGGGCGCGGTCCTCATGGATTGGCGATAGATGGTCTCGTGGCTGATCGCAAGGATATTGAAGCGCGCACACCACCCGACGATCTGCTCCGGGCTCCAGTCCTCGCGCAGCAGGTCCGCGACGAAGGCCCACTCCTCCGCCGTGAACTGCGTGTTTCGCCGCGAGGCGCGCCGGCGCTCGTTCGTATACGACTGCGCCTTGTCGACCCTGTACGAGCGGCCGTCGGTGCGCCAGGCGTTGCGGCGCACCTCGCGGCTGATGGTGCTGGGGTCGCGCCCCAGCTCCCGCGCGATCTCTGCAGAGGAGTAGTCGAGCTTGCGTAGCGCCGAAATGGCGTACCTTTCTTCGAGAGTGATCTGGGTGTAGGTCATGGCGTCCTTTCTCTTGGAGGAGAACTGAAGCCTAGCCTGCCCCAGGTCACCTCACCCGCTTCCGGGTGCGGCGACCGCAGTGCACTTACTATGTGAATGCGCCCGGCATAACGGCGGCTGGTGTCCGATGGCCGTGCTAGGGTAGCGGGTTGGCGGCCACGCTTTATCGTTCCTGAAGGACCGGCGTGGCCGCCAACCCGCATTTTGTGAGAACGGCCGCGGCACAACGTGACGCTATGCCCACCAGACTGGCATCAGTGCAGCGCCTAGCGTGGCTTACCTTGGCGGGCGTCGCGACGCTCGCCTGCGCTGAGCGCGCGCCTGCGCCCGACAGCGAAAGGTCGTTGCGCGTGGACAGCGTTCAGCAAGCCTTGTCGCCTATCGACAGTGCGCTGCTTCCTGCCGTCACGCTCGGCACGGAGGTGATGCGCCCCGAAGTCGCGACGCTGACCGCGCTGTCCTCCCAGTTTGGGGGGACGCTGTGGGAGGAGCCTGCTGATGCGAGCGGGGACACTCGGCTCTGCTACCGTGGCCAGGCGCGCGGTAAGAACGTGAGCGTCGTCTTCGGCTCGAGCTCAATGGGCGGCCCGGAGCACTACCTCTCCTTCATCGCGCTCAGTGACTCGGTGCGCGCAGTCGATCGTGGGGTGTCATGCCCCCATCTGCCGCCGACGATCGCAGTGCGCCTCCAAGGGAGCGAACTCATGCTCGGACTCACCGACGAGGCCCTCAGGTCGCAGCTCGGTGCCCCGGAGCGGCAGGTGGGCGACTCGCTCTTCTTCAGCTGGAGCCGCGAAGAA
This sequence is a window from Gemmatimonadota bacterium. Protein-coding genes within it:
- a CDS encoding AraC family transcriptional regulator, which codes for MPQLHATSGYVASPLPGLGVVRHTAPTPLEASVYEPVLCLILRGRKRTFSGPAQVDFGPGESLIVSHAIPVVSQVTVSPYLALILSLDVELVRSIDEEIAAGPARRTTGSALALGATDARVLEALGRYVSLAGDASEARILGPLVLKELHFRLCQATHGGTLHDLAREHSVASRIREAVGTIRSSFRVGVSVRDLARVAGMSDSTFFRNFKAVTGNTPLQYLKEMRLLEARRLLSTRGYNVTQAAFEVGYASPTQFSREYSRRFSVPPSVHAQAS
- a CDS encoding NAD(P)-dependent alcohol dehydrogenase, with the protein product MTTVRGFAAFKAGGPLEPFEYELGPLGPDEVDLNVDSCGICYSDVSMIDNAWGFTPYPLVPGHEIVGTIRATGERVSHLKVGDVVGLGWNAGSCLWCAECMSGDHHMCASAVSTFIGRPGGYAEQVRAQAQAVFKLPKGVDPRTAGPLMCGGITVFSPFSQFAISPTASVGIVGIGGLGHLAVKFARAWGCHVTAFTSTEAKRAEAQTMGAHEVMLSTDAKAMASAAGRFDLLLTTVNVPLDWEALLGTLKRRGRLHVLGAVTEPLAFPVTSLMMAHRSVSSSPSGSPSDIARMLDFVGRHGITPQTEHFKLDRVNDAIEHLRSGKARYRVVLDR